A window of Macrotis lagotis isolate mMagLag1 chromosome X, bilby.v1.9.chrom.fasta, whole genome shotgun sequence contains these coding sequences:
- the LOC141498018 gene encoding transthyretin: protein MAFHSLLLLCLTGLVFVSEAASVAHGAEDSKCPLMVKVLDSVRGSPAANVDVKVFKKTEEQTWELFASGKTNDYGEVHELTSDDKFEEGLYKVEFDTISYWKALGVSPFHEYADVVFTANDAGHRHYTIAAQLSPFSFSTTAIVSNPKE, encoded by the exons ATGGCTTTTCATTCCCTGCTCCTTCTTTGCCTCACTGGACTGGTGTTTGTATCTGAGGCTGCATCTGTG GCTCATGGAGCTGAGGATTCCAAGTGCCCTCTGATGGTTAAAGTTCTTGATTCAGTCCGAGGAAGCCCGGCGGCCAATGTGGATGTGAAAGTGTTCAAAAAAACTGAGGAGCAAACTTGGGAGCTCTTTGCATCTGG GAAAACCAATGATTACGGAGAGGTCCATGAACTCACAAGCGATGATAAATTTGAAGAGGGTTTATACAAGGTAGAATTTGACACCATCTCCTATTGGAAAGCCCTTGGTGTTTCCCCATTCCATGAGTATGCAGAT GTGGTGTTCACCGCCAATGATGCTGGTCATCGTCATTACACCATTGCTGCTCAACTGAGTCCATTCTCTTTTTCAACCACAGCTATAGTCAGCAACCCGAAGGAATAA